The Topomyia yanbarensis strain Yona2022 chromosome 3, ASM3024719v1, whole genome shotgun sequence nucleotide sequence ACTTAGTGTCGATAGAGGTATTTCTCGACTCGATGCCAAAAAACTCTTTGAACAGTCGAGCGAACGGAACTATGCTGAAGTAGCTGCAGCAGGAGTACGCAAATGTGCGTGCAAATGCTCTTGTGGCCTATCGACGGCTATTACAACACCGAGAGCGAAAATTCAAATGCCCCAACCAACTCCGCAAAGTATAGAAACATCCCCGAGAAGTGAATCAAAGCTAGATGATGAAACCAGTAACTTACCAGTACCTTCAACATCACAAAGCCCGAAACCTAAAAGACACAAGACAACTATCAACATCAGCAGTGATGAACAGACGAAGAAGACACAGAATCCGAACTATAACGCTACCATAAAAACAAACATCGTTATCCCAGCTCTACCAAGTAACCTCCCAAGGAAGAAACGGGGTAGACCTAGAAAAAACGAGACCCATAAGGAAGAATTTACAAGTATGGATAGTGCAGCGGACGTCAGCGAAATGGAAGTATGATCAACACCCAACCCCAAATATTATCAATGGACACAAACGACAACATAATGTACACAACGAAAGCAACACGCTCAATTATCACCTGGAATATACAAGGATTGCGCACAGGAAGACCCGAATTGACACACATCATTACAAACATCGCCCCCCTCGTAGTATGCCTTCAAGAGACAATGTGCGCTACATCCGATCAAGCTTACATCTCCGGATACAAAACTTACCATCACCAGCGAACCGGCGGAAAGCGTGCCGCTGGCGGAGTCATTATTGCGGTAAAACACGAAATGGACAGcaaagaaattgaaattttatcacCGATCGAAGCAACAGCAGTTAAGATAGGCTCACCCTTGAACATTACAATACTAAACATGTATCTACCACCTGGGAAGGATATCATACCCTCGGACCTATCAGACCTCATTTCTCAGATGCCCACCCCTCTTCTAATCGTCGGCGACGTCAATGCCCACCATCCATTGTGGGGTTCGGAGTCCATCAGCCCCCGTGGAAAAGCTCTCGAAGAATTGTTCTACGAAAAGAATCTTACCGTACTCAACACCGGAGACCACACCCACGTTAATTTCACCACTGGAACTGGATCCTGTATAGACGTGGCATGTTGCTCGTCAGAACTAGCAGGCCTAATTGACTTCACCGTTAGCGACGCCTCACATGGAAGTGACCATCTCCCAATCCTTTCTCTACCAGGACAACCACAACAACATAACACAAGACCACGCTGGAAAATTGAAGAAGCCGACTGGGTTATGTTTCAAACCACCGTACAATTTAATTGCATGCCAACAGTCGAACAACAAATAGACGAAATCACCAGTAGCATAATAAAAGCAGCGGAAACTTCAATCCCAAAGTCGTCGAAAAAACCGCGAAAAAAATCAGTACCATGGTGGAACCCGGAAGTGGCCGCGACCATTAAAGCAAGGAGGAAATCACTTCGTAAGATGAGATCAGCGGAACGAAATGGAGACGATCGGGAACACCCAGTAGAGGATTTCAGAAACACACTTAACCATGCTCGTGAGGTTGTAGCACAGGCACAGAAAGCATCTTGGCAGAGTTTCGTAGGAGGGTTCTCTGTACAAACACCAACCACAGAGATGTGGAGCTGCTTCCATCGAATACAGGGAAAAAACATATCTTGCAGTATCAACGCCATCAAAAGGAACGGCACCATAAACACAAAGGATGAAGACATCGCGGAGGCCCTGGCAGATTCTGTTTCTAGCAACAGATCGTACCACCCTGACTTCCTAGCACACAAAACGAAGATTGAGAAACAGCCGCTGAACATTCCGGAAGATGCAGATTCGGcgtacaaccaaaattttaccATGCATGAGCTAGAAGAGGCTTTATTTGGACTACGAGGTACCTCACCCGGACCAGACTTTGTACACAACTCTATGCTTGTAAACCTCCCCTGGGATTGTAAATTGATACTGTTGGACACGTTTAATCAACTTTGGCAACAAACAGTATATCCGTTGTGCTGGACCCAGTCGCATGTTGTTCCAATATACAAAGGAAAAGGAGAAAGAGCAAACCCAGACAGCTACCGTCCAATATTCTTGAACAGCTGCATAGGCAAAGTCTTCGAAAGGATGGTTAATAACCGACTAATGCATGTATTGGAAACGAGAGGCCTAATTCAGCAACATCAGTACGCTTTCCGGAAAGGAAAAACCACCGTCGATCACCTATCAGAACTAGAATCCACGATACGAACTGCAGAAGCACCACGCACAGGCTGTGTTTCTTGACGTGACCAAAGCATATGATACTACTTAGCGTCGGCTCATCCTGAACAGACTGCAAGCATGGAACATCGGCGGCCGAATGATGAAGTTTCTTCATCAACTGTTATCGCAGAGATCCTTTAGAGTCGTGGCAAACGGTAAGCTATCTAATGAGAGACCAATGGAAACCGGATTATGTCAAGGATCTGTACTTAGTGTCACGCTATTTCTGATTGCTATTGATACTATAGCAACCCAACTACCACCAAATGTACAGATCCTAATGTACGCAGATGATATTGTCCTTATCGCCACAGGACCAAACGCAACATCAGTGCAAGCCCTACTACAATCATCATTAGTCAGCGTGGAGAAATGGGAACGTTCAACTGGCTTTCGGATCTCAGCAGAAAAAAGTTCAACTGTTATCTTCAGAAATCCAGGAACGCGAAAACCAGCACAAAGCACCATCAAACTGAACAACCATGCAGTTCCACAGAAAAAAAAAGCCATAGGTGTTTGGGTATAATAATGGACCAATTTCTACAGTTCAAACAATATATTGAAGAAGTAGCAGCATCATGTCGTCAACGAGTTCAAGTGATTCGAAAAGTTGCGTCAAAGAACTGGGGAGGCGATAGACGGACACTCACGAAACTATACCGTGCTACGGTGCTGGAAAAAATGTTGTACGGCGCACCAATAACATCAGCTGGTAGTAATGCAGTATTGCAAAAACTCGAGACAATCCACAACTCGGGGTTGAGGGCAATATGCGGTGCCTTCCACACAAGCCCAATATCAAGTATCCAAGCAAAAGTTGGTATTCCGAGCCTTAGAACACTGCTTGATCAGAGGACAGCTATATTCGCCGCAAGACGATTGGCAAGCGTACCAGATTTGGAGATTCCAAATGATGCAGAGACGTCGGCGCATGAAAACAGCAGTACAGACAGCAATAGTTCTGGAGAACTTTGGAATTCAATCCCAGTGCGCCCGACGGCCACAGCTACCGCAAGAGGAAAAGAGATCCTGAGTAGTTTGCAAATACAGATCCCCACACTACATCGATTCATATTACCAACCAGTGCACCATGGGAGCGAATTGCGCCATCCGTTGATAAAAGCCTTTTGCAAGCAGTGCGGAACGGAGCAACAGTTGCTGAACTAGTGCGAACGTTCCTTTCCAGACGAGCAACTAAATATAGACATTACAGTGCAGTATACACAGACGGCTCGAAGCAGGCAAGTAGGTGTGGATATGGAGTGGTCTGTGGGGACATGGTCATCCGCAGAAGAATCAACGGTATGTGCAGTATATTTGACGCTGATAGCCAAGCCATCAAAAAAGCCTTACAATGGATATCGCATCAACGAACAGGAGCGTACATGATCTGTACCGACTCTTTAAGTGCAATAACGGCTCTAGATAGACGAAAAATTACATCCAAATGGAAAGATGAGACTGTCAAACTCTACAAGCAAATAACTACACAAGGAACAGCTGTTACTTTCTTCTGGGTCCCAGGTCATGTTGGCATACACGGGAACGAGAGAGAAGATCGCGAAGCGAAGAGATCATTGCAGGAACAACTAACACAAGAACCACTGAGCTTTGATGACTTCAAAACGATCATCAAAACACGAACCTTGTGGACTTGGAATTCTACTTGGTTGTCTACAAGATCCAAAATGGCCGAAGTCAAAAATTCTGTCCTTCCATACTCGGAAGCTTTTACTGCTGTTCGAAAAGAAGACGTCATCTTAGCTCGGCTAAGGATAGGCCACATACAAATCACACACTGTTACTTGCTGGAGAGAAAGGAACCCCCGCATTGCACCATGTGCGATGCACCATTAAGCGTGAAACACATACTCACCGAGTGCCAAGGACTGGAAACCGAGAGAAGACACGCAGGACTGACCAACAGCATACGCGAATCGCTCGCCGACGATATCAATAGGgcacaaaaagttttgaaattcctAAAAAATATCAAACTCTTCAACTGTATATAGAAGTAAGGTTAGGAAGCAACCATGACATGTACTGAACCTTGCAAATTTCATATTCTTAAAGGACCTGAAAGACATTAGTTAAAAGGTTCTAAATAAAccgtacaaaaaaaaaattgaaacaatcaaattaaacGAAAGAAATGAAATTAGATGAAAGAAATTAGATAAACATTGAGTAAGtaacaaaatgaaaacaaaacctCATGAACATGGAAGGCAGTATAATTggcaaaagaaagaaaaatgaatgcaacaaataatatacaaacaagacaacaataaacaaatattgaaatgaacaaaatggatCCATTGAGTTAAAcgtaaaaataaaaactatataaaatgtttgaaatgaaaaatatagtagcaaatttaaaaaattaaaagaatgaaaacaaaagaatgggaaaatgttaaaaatgttttagaatagAAGAAATGATAATGTACAAGAATGGAATAAaagtataaaaataaaataactgcgaaaaatctaaaaatgcccgttatttttttaaagaaataaaaataaatgggaaTAATTCGACGGAAtggattgaagaaaaaatagaaaacaggaaCAAGTGGAAATAGCCCAAAAACAGACAATAGTGAAATCATAGAACACATGTagaatcaaaatggtttaaatgGGTAAAAATGAAAATCCTAGAAGAAATTAAATTCAGTAATATAACCACAAAGAAAAACAAGAGAAATCTTAAAAAATAATGggttaaatataaataaatctaCATAAAGCGAAAGtgggaaaaaattgaaaaatgatgaaatataAAACTAAAACATTCAAAAAGCAAAGAGCATATCAAAATAataggaaaaatattcaaatgaaagaaaaaacaaaatagaaaatctggaattcaaaattgtttaaatgagtaaaaaaggaaaatgctAAAGGAAATTGAACATACGAGTAACATAAATGGGAGAacattgaaaaaatttcataccAAAGAAAAGCATATATTTCAAATCTGATAAATGGAGAACAGAAAATTTCACAatgcaaaacaaataaaacaaaaagaaaatagaaaagaatagaaataaaaaaaaaatattgcgaaaaTGAGAGAAACCTAAAATGAAAAAAGGCGGATAGAGAAATACTAAAACAAATTAATTGGAAGATATGAAGAAATacaaagaaataataaaaaataaaagtttagttaaataaattaaataaatttaatgaaatcagtTAAAGAAACAAATTCAAAAGAAACGatagataaaattaaaaaaacgtgaaaagatgaaaagaattaaaaaaggGCAAATAAAATACAAGTGCAAAAACTGGGACAAATTTCAACAGGGATTGGATTGGTAAAcatagaaaaacgaaaatatggggcaaaatatacaaaaaaagttaaataaaaTTGAATGCAGAAAATAGAAAGAATGCAAAACCTagatgaaatggaaaaagaaacagaaaaagcacccaagtagcaattgcaacttgttgaaagttttaaatgttgcacaactgctacacaatattttttattgttggatatatttgaaaagaatttctacgggtttttaaactgattctgcaactatgtaactatagagctggccaattgtgttaagtatgcaaacatcaataacagttgtgaaactaatcagaaactttgttaacttgcacaaacagtctaacaagttgcaaatgcctctttgtttgcaattccaccctaaaacagaactgtccaactaaCCAGTactcgacaaatggcacagctattgttttcattattttgctgcaattaggaacatgttacacaacatacaaacaaagtgcgctttttccataacatagttaTTACCAAGAGAGTTtcaaatactatacagtaacaaagcgtgctacttgggcaAATATGAAATGAGAGAAAAATGGAAGTTTCTTTAAAATGAGAAAGTCAGTTAAAGATGGCAAAAACTTTCGGGTTGGcgtatttaaatgaaaatggcTTTTTCCCAAAAATCCTTTTTTAATTAAgaagtttgcggtgatcacgattgaagaccaactAAAATCTCAAAACTCAAAATATTCCATTAGTATAAATGAGTATGCtacgtaccttaacgattagttgatttaataatattttttccctGCATTTGATAACGTTTTTTCTAAAAAATTGATGTTTTcaattctagaaaaaaaaaagaaatcgtCAAGgtacgaaaaaaattaattatgatCGATTGAAAAAGAATTGAGGAAAATAGGTTGAGTGGTttcgacatttcgagataattaaGTTaagaatttcgattttttgaaatataaaaagGTTAATTAAAGtatcttaaattttttaaattcactttttcatttagttcattttatttattctattaatttattcattttatcaatttcataaatttcattaatttcatgcattttataaatttcatgCAGTTTGTTCATATTGTTCATGTTgttcttgttttttttgttaggggaaactttgccactacAACCACTATTAAGGATATCTTTTGGGGCTGCctctgtttgctctacatgttacaaattacccgaatccaatgtagttggaagcgagttgtttgtttgacTACATGTGTCGTTCCAACCGAGTAGTACTTTATTAATGTAGCTaaggatccgtttgggacaggtagGCCATACCTCGTGAGGCatcataagatgccttccgaagtatcgctcccttcgaagaaatagtactgcacaatggcagagaatatcttccgagctctcgggctcgtagttacagACTCGACCAATGTTACCTTGACtattgtcaaatttttttcagatgCAGGACaatgtaggggaattgtgggaaaaaccgacactgtgggtaaaaccgacaccccacaacttttcctagaaatcaaatttttattcatttcataatgatacaatattattggtacgtttatttagagcatttgaagaaaaattggatttacgttagtgcgccgaatgtcataaaaattaacaaaacattctacagcagcgttcatactcgtctggatgtaaaatttcgttggtagattttaaggttttaaccgaacgaaagcttttcaaatcaccccatttttcagtacctattattatcggcctgtcctatgatcaactaggtgaattgaagacgagtttgaaaaattcaatatttttaatagcttttataaaaaaatgtgcgctgttggggtaaaaccgacaccctatggttagggtaaaaccgacaccctgttaagatggttgtgtatagttgcgattcat carries:
- the LOC131688260 gene encoding uncharacterized protein LOC131688260, whose protein sequence is MDQFLQFKQYIEEVAASCRQRVQVIRKVASKNWGGDRRTLTKLYRATVLEKMLYGAPITSAGSNAVLQKLETIHNSGLRAICGAFHTSPISSIQAKVGIPSLRTLLDQRTAIFAARRLASVPDLEIPNDAETSAHENSSTDSNSSGELWNSIPVRPTATATARGKEILSSLQIQIPTLHRFILPTSAPWERIAPSVDKSLLQAVRNGATVAELVRTFLSRRATKYRHYSAVYTDGSKQASRCGYGVVCGDMVIRRRINGMCSIFDADSQAIKKALQWISHQRTGAYMICTDSLSAITALDRRKITSKWKDETVKLYKQITTQGTAVTFFWVPGHVGIHGNEREDREAKRSLQEQLTQEPLSFDDFKTIIKTRTLWTWNSTWLSTRSKMAEVKNSVLPYSEAFTAVRKEDVILARLRIGHIQITHCYLLERKEPPHCTMCDAPLSVKHILTECQGLETERRHAGLTNSIRESLADDINRAQKVLKFLKNIKLFNCI